ACCTCCCCGCTCTCCCTCTCTTCGGCCTCAGAAGGGCCCAGCGCCCACACCCTCTGGCCCACACCGCTCTCTCTGCACTAAGCCCAGACGGCCCTGGGCGGCAGGAAGTGCCCAGCAGCgcagagggagaggaaaggggggcgcgtggggggtgggggaggtcgGTGCTTCTGGGACGGGGGGAGCCGGGAAGGGCCTGGGCCCGCCTCACCCGCCCTCTCTTCCCCTCGCAGCCGCGTATGCTCCAACCGGCACGGACTGATCCGCAAGTACGGCCTCAACATGTGTCGCCAGTGCTTCCGCCAGTACGCCAAGGACATCGGCTTCATCAAGGTGAGGGGGTGGGGGCGACTATGGAGTCTCCAGGCGTCAGGCCATGCCATGCCGGCTGATGCGCCTTGGCTGCCCACGACATCTCCTGGCTCTAATGGTCATGCGCAGGCTAGGGAACGAACTGTGATGGCGTATGTGATGTTctaatgcaggggtaggcaaagttggctcttctatgacttgtggactccaactctcagaattcctgagctaatcatgctaactcaggaattctgggaattgaagtccacatgtcatagaagagccaactttgcctacccacgTTCTAATGCACAGAAGTTATAGTTAAGTATGTGGCAGAAAATGGATTTTGAGTGTTTTTCTTAGTAagagaggttgaatgtgtatcgttttagaaggggtgtgtgtgtacacacataatatatatagtacataatgtatctttttgtgtgcctaATCACAcactatactatctatctatttgtgtgATTTATATGCCGGCCAACTCCAGTTGGACTCTGTgcggcttacaaaataacaattcaaaaacataaaaatattaagttacaataacaacaatggtaaaacacaATATTAAAATGCATTAATAACCCTTAACATCATACATAATCTCAATCATTTGTGATCCCAGGCCCGGTAGGGTGGGGATAACGCGGATCTAtggaggcagctggttccaaagcatcggagc
This genomic window from Erythrolamprus reginae isolate rEryReg1 chromosome 1, rEryReg1.hap1, whole genome shotgun sequence contains:
- the LOC139165624 gene encoding small ribosomal subunit protein uS14 — protein: MGHQQLYWSHPRKFGQGSRSCRVCSNRHGLIRKYGLNMCRQCFRQYAKDIGFIKLD